From one Pseudomonas sp. B21-048 genomic stretch:
- a CDS encoding class II fumarate hydratase has translation MSRIETDSLGQVEVPDDAYWGAQTQRSLINFAIGNERMPLAVLHALALIKKAAARVNNRNGDLPADIARLIEQTADEVLDGDHDDQFPLVVWQTGSGTQSNMNVNEVIAGRANELAGNPRGGKTPVHPNDHVNRSQSSNDCFPTAMHIATAQAVQQHLLPAISELSGGLAELSARHMKLVKTGRTHMMDATPITFGQELSAFIAQLDYAERAIRSALPAVCELAQGGTAVGTGLNSPHGFGEAIAAELAALSGLPFVTAHNKFAALAGHEPLVTLSGALKTLAVTLMKIANDLRLLGSGPRAGFAEVKLPANEPGSSIMPGKVNPTQCEALSMLACQVLGNDVAIGFAASQGHLQLNVFKPVIIHNLLQSIRLLGDGCSNFQQHCIAGLEPDAEKMAEHLERGLMLVTALNPHIGYDKSAEIAKKAYSEGLTLREAALQLGYLTDEQFDAWVRPEDMLEAGKQG, from the coding sequence ATGAGCCGTATCGAAACCGACAGCCTGGGCCAGGTAGAAGTCCCGGATGATGCTTACTGGGGCGCTCAGACGCAACGCTCGCTGATCAACTTCGCCATCGGCAACGAGCGCATGCCGCTGGCGGTGCTGCATGCCCTGGCCCTGATCAAGAAAGCCGCGGCGCGCGTCAACAATCGCAATGGCGACCTGCCCGCCGACATCGCCCGCCTGATCGAACAGACTGCCGACGAAGTGCTCGACGGCGATCACGACGACCAGTTCCCGCTGGTGGTCTGGCAGACCGGCAGCGGCACCCAGAGCAACATGAACGTCAACGAAGTGATCGCCGGTCGCGCCAACGAACTGGCCGGCAACCCGCGCGGTGGCAAGACTCCGGTGCACCCCAACGATCACGTCAACCGTTCCCAGAGTTCCAACGACTGCTTTCCCACGGCCATGCACATCGCGACGGCTCAGGCGGTGCAGCAGCATTTGCTGCCGGCGATCAGCGAGTTGTCTGGCGGGTTGGCGGAGTTGTCCGCGCGGCACATGAAACTGGTCAAGACCGGTCGTACCCATATGATGGACGCCACGCCGATTACCTTCGGCCAGGAACTCTCGGCGTTCATCGCACAACTGGATTACGCCGAGCGGGCGATCCGCAGTGCGTTGCCGGCCGTCTGTGAGCTGGCTCAGGGCGGCACGGCGGTGGGCACCGGATTGAACTCGCCCCACGGGTTTGGCGAAGCGATCGCGGCCGAACTGGCCGCCCTCTCCGGCCTGCCGTTCGTGACCGCCCATAACAAATTCGCTGCCCTGGCTGGTCACGAACCGTTGGTCACCCTCTCCGGCGCACTGAAAACCCTTGCCGTGACCCTGATGAAAATCGCTAACGATCTGCGTCTGCTGGGCTCCGGGCCGCGAGCAGGGTTTGCCGAAGTGAAACTGCCAGCCAATGAACCGGGCAGTTCGATCATGCCCGGCAAGGTTAACCCGACCCAGTGCGAAGCGCTGTCGATGCTGGCCTGTCAGGTATTGGGCAACGACGTCGCCATCGGTTTTGCCGCCAGTCAGGGCCACCTGCAATTGAACGTGTTCAAACCGGTGATCATCCACAATCTGCTGCAATCGATCCGCTTGCTGGGCGACGGCTGCAGTAACTTCCAGCAGCATTGCATCGCCGGGCTGGAACCGGATGCTGAAAAAATGGCAGAGCATCTGGAGCGAGGCTTGATGCTGGTGACGGCGCTGAACCCGCACATCGGCTACGACAAATCGGCGGAGATTGCCAAGAAGGCTTACAGCGAGGGGCTGACCTTGCGCGAGGCGGCGTTGCAGCTGGGGTATCTGACGGATGAACAGTTTGATGCGTGGGTAAGGCCGGAGGATATGTTGGAGGCTGGCAAGCAGGGGTGA
- a CDS encoding DUF2059 domain-containing protein encodes MTRLRAICTAVALVCASGQVFADTASHNASAEAFLTLAHADKLGTPVYMQVQQMFAQRFEQTKAPESKKALLETYQAKANAALDQAIGWNKLKPDMVKLYTTNFSESELKDLVAFYQSPLGKKVLEKMPQLTQQSAQMTQAKLESAVPVVNKLLADMTAELTPKDAAAPAKKKP; translated from the coding sequence ATGACTCGTCTTCGTGCCATCTGTACCGCGGTTGCACTGGTTTGCGCCAGCGGCCAGGTTTTTGCCGATACCGCCAGCCACAACGCCAGTGCCGAAGCTTTCCTGACCCTGGCGCACGCTGACAAACTGGGCACTCCGGTGTATATGCAAGTGCAGCAAATGTTCGCTCAGCGCTTTGAACAGACCAAAGCCCCTGAATCGAAAAAAGCCTTGCTGGAAACCTACCAGGCCAAGGCCAACGCCGCTCTGGATCAAGCCATTGGCTGGAACAAGCTGAAGCCGGACATGGTCAAGCTCTACACCACCAACTTCAGCGAATCCGAACTCAAGGATCTGGTGGCGTTCTACCAGTCGCCACTGGGCAAGAAAGTCCTGGAGAAAATGCCGCAACTGACTCAGCAATCGGCCCAGATGACTCAAGCCAAGCTCGAAAGCGCGGTGCCTGTGGTCAACAAATTACTGGCTGACATGACGGCCGAGCTGACGCCGAAAGACGCGGCCGCTCCAGCCAAGAAAAAGCCATAA
- a CDS encoding DUF6316 family protein, with protein MYGMRAQDNAPATHFRCDRLCRVNGELYFTTREHTLEGPFENQEAAVREIRAYIERMQSCA; from the coding sequence ATGTACGGCATGCGCGCCCAAGACAACGCCCCCGCCACCCACTTTCGGTGTGACCGGTTGTGTCGTGTGAATGGAGAGCTGTATTTCACCACGCGGGAACATACGCTGGAGGGGCCTTTTGAAAACCAGGAGGCAGCGGTGCGTGAGATTCGGGCGTATATCGAGCGGATGCAATCTTGTGCATGA
- a CDS encoding DMT family transporter: MHISSGRWVYGLCLALLTALLWGILPIKLKQVLLVMDPVTVTWFRLLVSGGCLFIYLAATQRLPSRKVLGPRGGWLVLMAVLGLVGNYVLYLMGLNLLSAGTAQLVVQMGPIMLLIASLFVFKERFSVGQGIGLLVLLIGFALFFNQRLSELLTSLTDYTAGVLMVLLASTVWTFYALGQKQLLTVWNSLQVMMVIYLFCALLLTPWVHPLEALQLSPLQGWLLLACCLNTLIAYGAFAEALAHWEASRVSATLAITPLVTFAAVAVAAWLWPAYVQSEQINGLGYGGAVLVVFGSALVALGPSLMAGLRARKTKMAVE; this comes from the coding sequence ATGCATATTTCATCGGGTCGCTGGGTTTATGGTCTGTGCCTGGCCTTGCTGACCGCGTTGCTGTGGGGAATCCTGCCGATCAAGCTCAAGCAAGTGCTGCTGGTGATGGACCCGGTGACGGTGACCTGGTTTCGCCTGCTGGTGTCCGGCGGTTGCCTGTTCATTTATCTGGCAGCGACCCAACGCCTGCCGAGTCGCAAAGTTCTCGGCCCGCGCGGTGGCTGGCTGGTATTGATGGCGGTGCTCGGACTGGTCGGCAACTACGTGCTGTACCTGATGGGCCTGAACCTGCTCAGCGCCGGCACCGCGCAACTGGTGGTGCAAATGGGGCCAATCATGTTGCTGATCGCCAGTCTGTTCGTGTTCAAGGAGCGGTTCAGCGTGGGGCAGGGGATTGGCCTGTTGGTGCTGCTGATCGGCTTTGCGCTGTTCTTCAATCAGCGTTTGAGTGAGTTGCTCACCTCCCTGACCGATTACACCGCCGGTGTGCTGATGGTGCTGTTGGCATCCACGGTCTGGACCTTCTATGCCTTGGGCCAGAAGCAGTTGCTCACGGTGTGGAATTCGTTGCAGGTGATGATGGTGATTTACCTGTTCTGCGCCCTGTTGCTGACGCCATGGGTGCATCCGCTGGAAGCGCTGCAACTGAGCCCGCTGCAAGGCTGGTTGCTGCTGGCGTGCTGTTTGAACACGTTGATCGCTTATGGCGCCTTCGCCGAAGCGCTGGCCCATTGGGAGGCTTCGCGGGTCAGTGCGACGCTGGCGATCACGCCGCTGGTGACCTTTGCCGCCGTGGCCGTGGCTGCGTGGTTATGGCCGGCGTATGTGCAGTCCGAACAGATCAATGGCCTGGGTTATGGCGGTGCGGTGTTGGTGGTGTTTGGGTCGGCGCTGGTGGCGTTGGGGCCGTCGTTGATGGCGGGGCTCAGGGCCAGAAAGACCAAAATGGCGGTTGAATGA